The Mobula birostris isolate sMobBir1 chromosome 1, sMobBir1.hap1, whole genome shotgun sequence sequence CTCTGAAGGGAGCTCAACATGTCTgtcccaccagaggtgctacccttcccTAATGCCCCTTACGTCCCTCAAGCCAGCTGATCACTCATTTTTACAGTCAGTCCTCCATCCTGTCATCTCCCACAATTCTATGAGATAGTTTAACATTTCAAATCCAAATTCAGTATTCAAACAGAGAGGCAATAACTCTTGGAGAAAGCAAATCAGAATTCCATGCCTCTCAAAATTAAAAGAATCAACTAGATACCAAGACTACCTAGGAGACAAAGAGGTACAACTTGTTTCGAAGCATTGAAGAAAAACATCAAGTCACTTGTCAAAGGTAAAAGACAGGACTGATTTATAAACACGACTAAGGCTGCagattgctggaaatccaaagcaacacagacaaaatgctggaggaactcagcaagtaaggcagcatctatggaaatgaatgaatggTTAACACTTCAGGCATATTCACTTCtttggaactggaaaggaagggggaaggaaccagaataaaaaggtagggggagaggaaggaggataactaaaaggcgataggtgaagccgggtgggaaagataaagggctggagaggaatctgataggaaaggagaatggagcacagaggaaaggggaggaggggatccagtaggaggtaataggcaggtgagaagaggtaagagggcagagtggggaatagaagaaaaggggaggggaagggaattttatttttaaatgggaagagaaatcaatattcttaTCATCACGTTGTAGACTACCCAcatggaataaaaggtgttgctcctccagcctgagggtggcctcatcttagcaCAAGAGCCAGCCATGGAtcaaaatgtcagaatgggaatcagaattaaaatgtttggccaccaggaagttccgcttttgacggatggagcagaggtgctcaacaagatcccccaatttacgacgggtctcaccaatgtagagaccAATTTGAGAGTAtaggacacaatagatgaccccagcagattcgtagATGAattattgcctcacctggaaggactgtttgggcagtgaatggaggtgagggaggagatgaacaggcaggtgtagcactttggccacttgcagggattaagtgctgggagggagatcagtcaTGAGGGATGAATAGACAAAAGAATCAAGGAGGGAGCAACCCCTGTGGAAAACTGGggccggggggcgggggggggtagtAAAAATATGTTTAGTggcaggatccctttggagatggcggaaattgtggaggataatgtTTTGAATGCAAAGACTCAATgcgtggtaggtgaggacgagagAAACTTGATCACTGTTAAGACATTAGGAAGATAGAATGAACGCAGATGTTCagggaatggaggagatgcaggtgaggacagcatctatgatagaggaagggaaaccccaatCTTTGGATGAGCAGAACATTTTTGATTTCCTAGAAAGGAAAGccgcatcctgggaacagatgcagcggagacgaaggaactgagtaAAGGAAATAGCATTTTCACAGGAGACAGGataggaagagatatagtcagGACAACTGTGGAAATCAGTAGGTTTACAAGagatgtcagttgacagtttgtctccagagatggagacaaatagagaaaggggagggaagtgtcaaaaatggaccaagtgaatttaagggcaggttgAAAGTTAGAAGCAAACTTGGATGAAATtggcaagctcagcatgggtgcatgaagcagcaccaatacagtcaaAGAACTGGGAACATTACAGGGGAAGgcctggaacatagactgttctacgtagccaacGAAGAGGTGGGCATTGCTGGAGCCCATACAGGTGCCCCTCAAGCCTGGAGAAAGTGGtaggagctgaaggaaaaatttTTTGAAGGTGAGCTCCAGGTCTGCAAGAtggagggtggtggtgatggttcttttattgagaaagaacaGAGAGCTTTAAGGTCTTCTTGATGgtgggatagaagtgtatagcgACTGGACAtgtatggtgaaaatgaggcagtcaggcagggaattgaaagttactgaggaaATCGAGGGCATAAGAATTAttgcagatgtaggtgggaagggactgaaccatggGGAATAGAATGGAGTTAGAAAATACGAGaacacgagttcagtggggcaagagcaggcagagacaataggcctacctggacagtcagatttgtggatcttgggtaggagatcGACGCAAGCAATGCAGGGTAGAGAACTATGAGTCTGGTGGCAGTGGATaagagttctccagagttgataaggTCAGTAGTGTCGAAGGcagttttctgatggtccagAGTGAGGTCCTCTTCAAAGGGATGGTATGAGGAGGTGACTGAGAATTGCCACCTGCCCTCAGCAAGGTGGAGGTAAGTTTGCCAACAGCACCTCTTTTGTCTGCTGGTTTGATGGCAAGGTTGGTAttggtgcggagagagtggagagcaatgcatccggggggggggggaggttaaggttcgaggaggagagaggagtgctgaaatcgagatggttgatgtctcatTGGTAATTcaagatgaaaagatccagagcagggtgtccaagaGGTGAAGGAGGGTTggagatgggtgggggggggggaatcaatgTGGGGTGTGGAACTCTTACCAAAGAAGTGGGCTCAGAGGTGGAGAAAATGGAAGAAGAGCTCAATATCATGGCAGgcacagaactcactgaggtTCAGACGAAGGAGGACAAAGGTAAGACCCTTGCTGAGgtcagaacgttctgcctcagagggAAAGATCAAAAGGAATGATGAAGACATGGTATGCTAGCAtcagaggggagaagggagatggAGGCACCAGAGGAGACAGGAGGACTGATTTATGCTGCATCTCACTGTGGTCACTCTTCCCTAAAGGCACCGTAACATTGAAGTTCTAAAGTCCAGGAATTTGGGTAATTTTAATTCAATGCTTGCAATAAGCCTTGAGGTGTTTAAGAAATGTAATATCATAAAAATTAGATTATTTAAAGACATGATCTATAATCAATAATTTGGCTAGGAACCAAAATGTCATATTCATTAGTCTGATAATAATCAAAAACTATGTGGAACTATGAGTATGGAATATAAAAACAGACTTCAAGATTGAGACCAGCTAAGCATGTGCACAAAAATATGGCGTATGGAAATATGTGGAGAAGTAAGAGGTATTGATTTAGGTTCACAAAACTAGAGTAAAgtagttttttaaaaatgctgaTAGTTTGGGACACATTATATTCAAAGCAATGAGATCTCCATGTGTACTATTCACTGAGGGTTGAAGCAGACATTTAGGAAAATAAATAGAATATTGACCTTTAATTGAGTGTAGGAGTAAAGATCTTTTACTGCATGTATATAGTCTTGATAAAGCAACAACAgtattgtgcagttttggtctccataccTGAAAAGGATATATAATTACTCATATGGATCAACAAGATGGATGCAAGAGTGCAACAGTCTCAGAAAGCCATTGAGAACTGATGTGgaaaactccttcactcagagggcaatGAATATTTGGAATTCTCACATGAGAGGGCTACAAGTGTTCAGTTATCAAGTTCATTCAAAACAGGAATTAATACATTCCGGGAAATTATAGGAATCTTGGGCAATAGTGCAGAAAAAGAAAACTCCAGTAGAAGTATGGTTGAAATCTtgatgaatggcagagtagatggCTTGCACCTGCACCTAATTATGATGCCTCACTTCTTAAGCACTTCAAAGAACATTGCAAGATCTAATTAAAGTGACTCCAATTCCAGGAATTATTTAAATATTTGTTTAACATCCATTTGAGCTATATAATTTCTTTTTAAATGTTCATTCAGAGAATTGTGCTTCAAGCAATCCCACAAGGGTCAGCCTAGATAATGTCCTCAAATCCTAAAGAACTTAACCTACTCAATTTAAATAAATACAACAATTACACTGCAGCACCAGCATGCGTTCACAATCACATTCAAGTGATGTGTCAAAACATTCGGGAGATCAGGCAGCAAAGCAAAATAAATTACAATGTTCCCTCTACAAACATATACTTTTTGATAGTATGTTGACAAGTCCCACAAAAGGCAATGAAAAATAAAACTGAGCAGAAAAGTATTTAATACTTCATTTGATTATAGTGTTAAATGACTGATGGATATACTCAAAGGGTCAAACATTTAGTTCTTCCATAAACTAGGGAAAAAAATAATTTACACTAATGCTACTCATCTGAAAATAATAACTTGAAATTACACACTGCATGAACATATCCATCAACATATAAATGCTAAATGGAATTTATAATATAACTTTGAATGTTATATATTTTATGACTTTACATAAAATGAATAAAAGATATATATTTTCTTACAACCTTATATCTggcctcttcccacttcctttccaatcctgaagggtctcaacccaaaatattgactgtttattcctttccatagatgctaccagacctgctgagctcctccagcaattttgtaTGTTACTTTGAAACAGGGTAGCAGTTCTATATTTGCTGATGGTTCAACAATTGTAAGATGCACTGATTAAATTATTTAACAAGAACCAAGGGAGTCTATATATTTACAAGTAAACTAGAGACAGAAAAACAAGCTTCAACAATAATTTTTATTTTACCGTGGTGGTCTAAATTACAGGTTAATATCGAAATCTTAATTAAAACACAAAATGCCAACCATTTTCACATCTCTCAgcatttataggcatccgttagtctcatgagaccatggatttgcgccttggaaagttcccagggtgcaggcctgggcaaggttgtatggaagaccagcagttgcccatgctgcaagtctcccctctccatgccaccgatgttgtccaagggaagggcattaggacccatatagcttggcaccagtgtcgtcgcagggcaatgtgtggttaagtgccttgctcaaggacacacatgttgcctcagccaaggctcgaactagcgaccttcaaattactagacgaacgccttaaccacttggccacgcgccaacactctgCATTTGGTCACACTAAGATTActttggatgacagaaaaataagAAATGTTTCCATATTTTCTTGACAGACTGATGAGCAACTGTATGAAAAACGTCAATATGAAAAAGCTAAATGGGCTTGCGTAACTGAGAGTGAACTTCGCTATGAACAGAGCATATGCAAAGGATTTATGAAATTGATGAAATACATTTGTCAACAAAACTCATCAGGTGATTTTCAGAAATGATCATTTACACCCTGCTGATAAATGCTCTACAGTAATTTAAAAAGCAAGGGAAGTAATTTTCAAAAATATCTTTACGCATTGGTATTTAGAATGATATTTGATTAATCTGAACTAGCTTAATCCCCTTAATATTAAGAAACAATACTTAAAAGTTACTAATTTAGGCAACCTGCAATGAAAATATTATATACTTAGTACATTTGGTTAAGCtgaaatattataaataatttagGAATTACTTTGATTTGAGTACATTTCCAGTATTTCATTCCCTTTACTACAATTGTCAAAGAAAAAATTAATAATCTTGATTAAAGTTTGCACATAATAGGAAAATATTTTGAAGAATTTGTATACTGTTTGTAGTATTTTTCTTCAGTCCTTTTAAGTTTTTTCCTAAGTAAAAGGAAATATTCCCTTGCTTTTGATAGAAGACATAGCTGATATTCCTCTGCCAAAATATATTATTGTACATTCCCAATAAACTACAGGCCTTCTTTTTATAGGTCTGTTCCTGGGAATGACTGCACCTGTTGTTACCACTGTGCACACCAACCACACCAGATCAGAACTCCTACCGAGAGTAACCATTGCTTACTACCTCCCACCACAATTCCAAGATCAGGTTCCACAGCCCTTTGATGCGGACATCGTCATAGAAGAGTGGCCTGCACAGGTCATTTACGCAAGGCAAGTTTCTTTACAAATGATTACACACTAAAGCCCAGTGCATATTGCCAACTATTAGTACTAAGTAGCTAAGCAAGCATTTTTAAAGAAGGATCAGACCTGAAAAGGTATAATAATGAAGTGAAGAATTCACATTAAAAAGAACAAATGATTTCCAGCAATATTGCTATTTTGGAAAGTGTACTGAGAAGTCATTTAAACAAGATCTAAACAGAAATACGTGCCTGGGCATAGGTATTTCCAAACAGTGCATGTTTTTATGGATAGCATGTCATAGAAAACTTATAAATTCTTAGCTAGCGTTTATCAAGGTAAATTCTGTTATGGATCAGACATTTAAAAAAAGCAACATGCATTTTAGTCAATTTGAGTTTACCAGATAGGCAAAGGACCAATCGACTTAATACACTTACATCTGTCTGAGTTGCATACAATGTTTCTAGGGCCAAGGGcaatacaaaaaaaagcaaagaaagCTTTAAACTAACAAGACAAAGATAGAGGAgatcaggaaaaaaaaagaacaagctTAAATATTAATGGAACTGCAAAGGCAAAACAAGGTAGAGTAAACCAAAAGTACATGAATGATTGGGAAATAACATTATAAAAAAGGTACCTGTATGTGAAAGGATGGTTAAAAATCAAGTGAAAAAAATCTTTTATAATTAAAAAAGTCAAGAATTGAATCAAGATATACTATAGAGAAAAACGTCAGGGAAAAAATATCAGGAATAGCTATCAAAAAGTGAGTTTTCACACAAAAGAAGGTAGAATAACTATACACAGGGAACACAAAGGCAAGTTTTATATCTGGATCACACTGAATGCAATATCCAGAACCCAAATAATTtccaaaaaaacatgaaaaaatcCCCACAATTAAATGGAAGccaagaccacacacacacaaaaaaaactgcagGAGCCCATTTGCCCTTttcacctgctccaccattcaacttGATCAGGGCTGATCTTATATCACTTTTCCCCAGGTCCCTCAGTtgccttatttatttatctaaaaATCTATTTGTACCTTTTAAATGTACTTAGCAAATGAGCCTCCATAGCTCTCTGGAGTAGAAAATTCACCATCCTGCAAATGAAAAAAATCCTCTCGTTTctgaagcaacacaaaatgctggaggaactcgggcagcatcaatggagcgAAATGATCAGTTGGCATTTCGGGTCTCAATCTGAAACCCGAGAAGCCAACTGATCATTTCTTTATTGGACTGCAAGGGTCTTGATTGAaatatcgactgtccatttcccttcacagacgctgcttgacacgatgagtttctctagcattgtGTATTACTCCAGATTTCCAACGATTGCAGTCTCATCTCTTTCATTTCTATTATTAATGGCCACTCCTTTATTTTGAAACTGACCTTAATCCCTGCATTTGCCCCATCAAAACCCAAGAGAATATTTGTTTCAATAAGATAATTTCTCTTTCTTCAGAAATCAAGCCCCAGCTCAATCTCTTCATTTGAGAATTCTAATTTCCCTTGTTTGAAAAATCTTCTCTGTCTATTCCCTACCTTCTTTAGCACCAACTGTAGTGCCATACCAGAAAATAATCCACTACATATTCATCCAAGTATAGTTCTACTTATAAAAGGAGAACAAACTTGTACACAATATCTTAGGTGTGGCTTCACCAGGGCTTTATATTACTTGACTAAATCATCTTTCCTCTTGCACTGAAGTTCTCTTGCAATAAAGGTCAGCATACCCTGTGTTGTCTTAATTGCTTACTTTACCTGAATGTAAAACTTAAGCAGTTTATCTACAAAGACACCCATGTCACTCTGAACACCAGTGCTTTTCAATCTCTTAACAGGAGTCAAATCAAAGGAGTTCCAAAACGCATTAAATTATAGAGTTAATTGAACAGGGTTAAAAAACAATTGAAGTATACTTGGCGCACAATCTGCTCTAGCTATAAGGCCACCAGCAGTGCTCAGGAATTCTCAGATTGATCTCAGCTGCTTAAAAAAAGGTGTTAGTGTGACATCATCAGGAAGTTTGAGAAAAGGCAGTCATAAAAGagaaatttcctcaaaaatttgcaAGGATTTCTTTACAACAAATAATATTTCAGTGTCTTATATGGTATCATAATTAAATAGCTGTACATTTACAAATGTGTTTTAAATCAAGACACTTTAAAGAGCCAAAACAGATTTATCTCATACTATATGACTTCTTGTATATTTTTACCCTACACAATGCTGATATTGTATAGTGATAATGTAAAAAGATCAGTTATTATGttactgaatggcctactcctgcttccatTCTGTATGTCTTATCACAGTTTAAGATTGGACATTCCCTCTTGCAGACAGTAAAATAAATAGAAAGAATGTAATATTAAAAACAGTACATCTTTAACAGACTTCCAAATATTGACATTGCTTCTGTATTTTGAGACAAAAAACAAATGATAAAAAACTAATCCCACAAATATGCAACTCGACTTAAAACAAATAAGCATACAGGAATTCTTTAACCTTCAAAGCTCATTATTAAGGTGGTCAATACTGCAAATTTACCAGAAAAAGCTAAACAATAAACATTAATTACTCAAATTTTCTGCTTGTGCAGATCTTTCAGTGGCACCACTAATGAAGAGATTATTTTACGAGAGATAAACCATCTAGCAGAGCACCTTGACGTTCCTGAGTTGTTACTGCAAGATACCTTTATTGTGGCTGGTTACAACAATCCTTCAGTTCCAAATCGACATAATGAGATCTGGTTTATTCAGAGGCCTTGAGTAAATTGTTCATATCTGGTACAGACCCTGTGCAATAGCTTATTTTGTGAAAATGTATATGTACTATGTGATGGTGTACTATGTGATGGTGTAAGTGCAGGTGAAAACTTGCTTCAATTATAACTTTGTTACATTAAGTGAATATAAGATGATCACAGGTTGACATTTAAAATATAAAGTAGAATTAGTTTTCCATGAATAATCATATCACCAAATAACATCCACAATTTTCACAATTCTAGTTAAATCTTATGGCACTAGAGATCAAAAGTAAATCCAAATCCCTGGAACTATGAGATAGCTGTGTGATCTACTGTAGCACTGTATAAACTGTTTGTAAAAGCAAAACAAGAGAGACTAGAGCTCCAAGAGAAATAGTCCTCCATTTAAATCTCAATTTTACACAGACTGTCTCTCCTGGGATAGAATTGTGGTTCTGCAAGGAGTGCAGTTGCCTCATAGCCCAGGCAATGTGAGTTCCATACTGAACTCCAGTGTTGTCTGTATGGAGTCTGCAAGTTCTTCATGGGAGCACATGGGTTTCCCCAGCTAATCTGATTTCCCTCCTCCACATCCAAAGAATATGCTGGCTAAATTAACTAATTATTATAAATTGTTGCTGCCGGAGTAGATGGACGTTAATGGGCCTGTGTAATGGGGAAACAAGTTGGAGAACAGGATTTGTTCTGACAGCCAGCATTGACTCAATAGGTCAGAtaactctttccccccccccacacccacccaAGTCATAAGGTAAAATAAGTATGTGTCCTTTCACTGTAAATGTAGGAATAGAAAATGACagcatttaatttaactataaatAACCTAATATTTCTGGCAAAATAAATGGTTATGAAATAGATAGTCCTTCAATGGAAAACCATAGAGACATTTGAAGAAATACATTGTAATGTTTGTTTGCACAAACGAGTAGTAACATTTGCTTGTCAACCTACATCTTCTGTGCCATTACTGGACTTTGTTGTTTAAGAACTCTTATGCTGGATAGACCAAAAAGCATTAAGTGTCAATTAAGATACTGCTACACTACGCAACCAGCATTTGATTGAAAGAGGCAAAACAGATCTCACACTAAATACCCTCCTGTATATTTTACCCTACACAATGCAGATATTGTATGGTGATAATGTAATGTATAACAGTAGCTGCTGACCAAAGTTTCCAAATCATTCAGTGACCTCTGCAGTCAATGTAGCAAATTCACCACATCTTGGTTCATATTTACGAATAAAATAACAAATCATAAAGCACTTTTAGTAAAATACTGGAAACAAATATTAATTATTCATTCTCAATACTCATTAAAACTCAATGTTTTAATGTAAAAAGTTATCACCTCTTTGTAAATAAGAATCCATTTAAAAATATGACAGCTGcttacagagagaaaaaaatcccaATTAATGATACCTTTTGAAGTCCTTTCATCAATATCAACCTACATTTATTGAAGCATCCTCAGGTGCTTGGTAGAGCACCAAAAATAAAAACCTGACACTGTGCCACTAAGAAAGATATCAATACAGATAAACAAATGGCACGGTCAAAGGATTGGCAATGAATCTTAAGGAGAGATTTGGAAAGGATCAGGGGTAGGGGAAGAAAAAACTTAAGCACTAAACACCAATGCAGATGAAAAGATTGTTACAGTGAGAGTTATTAAAATAAGAAACATGCACAAGGCCACAAATAAAGCAAAAGGATTTAGATAGCTTCTGCAGCTGTAAGGTAGTAAAGGTTGGGATAGTTGAGAAGTGGTGATGGTGCAGTTAGATCCTGGACAAGGATTTGAAAACTGAGGCAttgttggccttcatgaaccaaacaAAAGTGTTCTTCAAACTGAATTAATTGTTACAAAGTGAATGAATAgaaacttgagcaacacacacaaaatgctggtggaatgcagcaggccaggcagcatctataggaagaagtacagtcaacatttcaggccgagacctttcatcaggactctataggaagaagtacggtcaacgttttgggccgagacccttcgtccgaaTAGAAACTTGATAGCCTTTCTGTTTATGATTAGAGGTTGATATTTATTCTGCAGATCTGTTTTGTAAAGAGTTTATAAAACAAGATGAATGGCTGTACGAAGGTTTAACTGTAAACATATTAAAACATTTATGGTTACGAATTCAAAGATTAAATTAAAATTTGCTTAGTGTCTCAAGATGATTTCATTAATAACGGATTCCAGAGGATACCCATGACTTATTCTGTGCCTTATCATGCTCTTCGTTCTCCATGAAGCATTGCAGAACCGGCTTGGTCGTTGGAATTCACTGTTGATCTCAACCACCCAGTCCACCGCAGTTGACTTCATATACTATGACAGGCACGTCCCAATTTCACCGGGTATGAGGCCCGCTGGTGACGCTCACCTGCCAAagtggtgtaccagggtgtgggcGCTAttgcaagcaacagcaatttaGAGTCTcaggtgagaactgagtgtctggtggggaccaaaggtgagtgagctaccactgaatggacacaacaagccccttcagaGGTGCTATCCCTCCAGTTTGTCCCCAACTACCACACCAGTTTTATCCCGTTCGAGACACTCAATCCTTGTGCAGCTCAACTTCTTCTGTCTTCTTCCTTGTTCTAACATAGGGTCTTCCATCTGAAAAAAACAATTTctcttcccatggatgctgctgtCATTTTTGCCTATTCAAATTAAATCGCCAGTCAGCGATTACCATCCCCAACCCAAACACAATGTTAGTGTCCAGAATTAAATGTCAAGATCGCTTGGAAATAAATTTAAACTGCCTATACTGAATAAAGCCTGAAACACTTAGCAAtcgaggcagcatctgtggaaagaacagTTAACTATTGATGCTCCAAACTGAGAAGACATTATAgtctaatagtcatagtcatattttattgatcccgggggaaattggtttttgttacagttgcaccataaataatagtaataaaactataagtagttaaatagtaatatgtaaattatgccagtaaattatgaaataggtccaggaccagcctattggctcagggtgtctgaccctccaagggaggagttgtaaagtttgatggccacaggcagg is a genomic window containing:
- the soul3 gene encoding heme-binding protein soul3 isoform X3, with amino-acid sequence MEEPIQQMTRNSQSQERQAVPFTSLSHKTKTDEQLYEKRQYEKAKWACVTESELRYEQSICKGFMKLMKYICQQNSSGLFLGMTAPVVTTVHTNHTRSELLPRVTIAYYLPPQFQDQVPQPFDADIVIEEWPAQVIYARSFSGTTNEEIILREINHLAEHLDVPELLLQDTFIVAGYNNPSVPNRHNEIWFIQRP
- the soul3 gene encoding heme-binding protein soul3 isoform X1, whose translation is MEGQRRSAESGRRSGRFLISLEDLESVTDDTDSELVYHNSGDDENAHDDDDLFTYWQDVGRCHQVDVPRDMEEPIQQMTRNSQSQERQAVPFTSLSHKTKTDEQLYEKRQYEKAKWACVTESELRYEQSICKGFMKLMKYICQQNSSGLFLGMTAPVVTTVHTNHTRSELLPRVTIAYYLPPQFQDQVPQPFDADIVIEEWPAQVIYARSFSGTTNEEIILREINHLAEHLDVPELLLQDTFIVAGYNNPSVPNRHNEIWFIQRP